One Fusobacterium ulcerans DNA segment encodes these proteins:
- the lpxK gene encoding tetraacyldisaccharide 4'-kinase — protein sequence MRILSFIYYLITSFRNFLYDKGVLPARKVSGVEIICIGNITVGGTGKTPAVQYFTKKLQKMGRKVAVVSRGYRGKRKREPLLVSDGREIFATTRESGDEPFIHALNLKVPVIVSSNRYKGCLFAKKHFGVDTIVLDDGFQHRKLSRDRDIVLIDATNPFGWGELLPKGMLREDFKKAAKRASEFIITKSDLVSDREVERIKKYLRKKLEKEVSTAKHGVTSLCDLKGNPKPLFWIKGKRVLLFSGLANPLNFEKTVISLEPSYIERVDFMDHHNFKKRDIELIQKRADSMQASFIITTEKDLVKLPRDLNIENLFVLKIEFTVLEDNSLKDIGGKTDNE from the coding sequence ATGAGGATATTATCATTTATATATTATTTAATAACTTCTTTTAGAAACTTTCTCTATGACAAAGGAGTCCTTCCAGCAAGAAAAGTATCTGGAGTAGAAATCATTTGTATAGGAAATATAACAGTTGGGGGAACAGGAAAAACTCCAGCAGTTCAATATTTTACAAAAAAACTTCAGAAGATGGGACGAAAAGTAGCTGTAGTTTCCAGAGGATACAGAGGAAAAAGAAAAAGAGAGCCTCTCTTGGTAAGTGATGGACGAGAAATATTTGCCACTACAAGAGAAAGTGGTGATGAGCCATTTATACATGCTCTCAATCTCAAAGTACCTGTCATTGTAAGCTCTAATAGATATAAGGGATGTCTATTTGCAAAAAAACATTTTGGAGTGGATACTATAGTCCTAGATGATGGATTTCAACATAGAAAACTTTCAAGAGACAGAGATATCGTTCTTATAGATGCAACAAATCCTTTTGGTTGGGGAGAGCTGCTTCCTAAAGGTATGTTGAGAGAAGATTTTAAAAAAGCTGCTAAGAGAGCCAGCGAATTTATAATAACAAAGTCTGATCTTGTAAGTGACAGAGAAGTAGAAAGAATAAAAAAATATTTAAGAAAAAAATTAGAAAAAGAGGTTTCGACAGCTAAGCATGGAGTAACCTCACTTTGTGATTTAAAAGGAAATCCTAAACCGCTTTTCTGGATAAAAGGAAAAAGAGTCCTTTTATTTTCTGGTTTAGCTAATCCGTTAAATTTTGAAAAAACAGTTATCTCTTTAGAACCTTCTTATATAGAGCGAGTTGATTTTATGGATCACCATAATTTCAAAAAAAGAGATATTGAACTTATACAAAAAAGAGCAGACAGTATGCAGGCTTCTTTCATTATAACAACTGAAAAAGACCTTGTAAAACTTCCTAGGGATTTGAACATTGAAAATCTTTTTGTATTAAAAATAGAATTTACAGTTTTAGAAGATAATAGTCTCAAAGATATTGGAGGAAAAACAGATAATGAGTAA
- a CDS encoding CAP domain-containing protein produces MRKITKIFLMVIITFSLVSNLYSAEGYQKTILKYVNQERKAKRLAPLVMNEKLNKIAVIKAADMAKEEKLSHDSKKFGMTFNLIKKENIKYKSAAENIARWHDTPEFVMERWMKSKGHRDNILSKNYNEIGIGKAVDKDGKNYWVQIFIEKKK; encoded by the coding sequence ATGAGAAAAATTACAAAAATATTTTTAATGGTGATTATTACTTTTAGTTTAGTTTCTAATCTGTATTCTGCTGAAGGATATCAAAAAACAATATTAAAATATGTAAATCAAGAAAGAAAAGCCAAGAGACTTGCACCGCTTGTTATGAATGAAAAGCTAAATAAAATAGCAGTTATAAAAGCTGCTGATATGGCTAAGGAAGAAAAACTTTCTCATGACAGTAAAAAATTTGGAATGACTTTCAATCTGATAAAAAAAGAAAATATAAAATATAAGTCAGCTGCTGAAAATATAGCAAGATGGCATGATACTCCAGAATTTGTTATGGAAAGATGGATGAAATCCAAGGGACATAGAGATAATATACTAAGCAAGAATTATAATGAAATAGGAATTGGAAAAGCTGTAGATAAAGATGGAAAAAATTACTGGGTACAGATATTTATTGAAAAAAAGAAATAA
- a CDS encoding glycogen debranching protein: MCVWEAGVPKLGVTVENEGINFAIFAKNKKKVVLNIYSSGSDLAPKKSFVLDPTMNKTGNIWHIYLKGASAKTLYTWKLDDSPELLDPYALSYTNNKNYSRRKSIAVKKDHIRKKHLNRELEDTIIYEVHIKLFTQNFNSMVKFPGTYSGFMDKIPYLKELGITAVEFLPVYEWDDFTGNTGITNGAKLKNVWGYNPISFFAPTKKFSKNQTLDSDSEVVEFKELVKALHEHGIEVILDVVYNHTAEGGNGGKIYNFKAMDNKTFYMLENKDTQYKNYSGCGNTFNCNNKVVKDVIVDSLRYWYLEMGVDGFRFDLASILGRGEDGQWNEVSLLNELVQDPILSHCKLISESWDLGGYYVGDMPAGWSEWNGKYRDVVRKFIKGEFGLIPELLKRIFGSPDIFKRNNRGPMSNINFVTCHDGFTMWDLVSYNNKHNLSNGENNNDGENNNNSYNYGVEGGTDDPAILELRKRQIKNMFLILFISQGVPMLLMGDEMGRTQFGNNNAYCQNNRSTWVDWERGSKFSEITNFVKNMIKIRKKYSIFRRKNYLELNECENCEVSLHGVKLNTPDYSYYSLSIAFVLHDTETDTSFYVALNSYHGELTFELPILQEKKWHLLVDTSKTEKENFREDTKALIDRKYLVKPRSSIILISK, from the coding sequence ATGTGTGTTTGGGAAGCTGGGGTTCCTAAATTAGGGGTAACCGTAGAAAATGAGGGAATTAATTTTGCTATATTTGCTAAAAATAAAAAGAAAGTAGTTTTGAATATTTATAGTTCAGGTTCAGATTTAGCTCCTAAAAAAAGCTTTGTTTTAGATCCGACTATGAATAAAACAGGAAATATATGGCATATTTATTTAAAAGGTGCTTCTGCAAAGACTTTATATACTTGGAAATTAGATGATTCTCCTGAATTATTAGACCCATATGCTTTATCATATACGAACAATAAAAATTATTCAAGAAGAAAAAGTATAGCTGTGAAAAAAGATCATATTAGAAAAAAGCATTTAAATAGAGAGTTAGAAGATACAATTATTTACGAGGTACACATAAAACTTTTTACACAAAATTTTAATTCGATGGTAAAATTTCCAGGAACTTATAGTGGATTTATGGATAAAATACCATATTTAAAAGAATTGGGAATAACAGCTGTGGAATTTCTGCCAGTATATGAATGGGATGATTTTACAGGAAATACAGGAATAACTAATGGAGCTAAATTAAAAAATGTGTGGGGATATAATCCTATAAGTTTTTTTGCACCAACTAAGAAATTTTCAAAAAATCAAACTTTGGATTCAGATAGTGAAGTAGTTGAATTTAAAGAATTGGTAAAAGCTCTCCATGAACATGGGATAGAAGTGATTCTTGATGTGGTGTATAATCACACTGCTGAAGGTGGAAATGGAGGAAAAATATATAACTTTAAGGCAATGGATAATAAGACTTTTTATATGCTGGAAAATAAAGATACTCAATATAAAAATTATTCAGGCTGTGGAAATACTTTTAATTGTAATAATAAAGTAGTAAAAGATGTGATTGTAGATTCTTTGAGATACTGGTATCTTGAAATGGGAGTAGATGGTTTTAGATTTGATCTGGCTTCTATTCTTGGAAGAGGAGAAGATGGCCAGTGGAATGAAGTTTCTCTTTTAAATGAACTTGTGCAGGATCCTATTTTATCACATTGTAAATTAATTTCAGAAAGCTGGGATCTTGGAGGGTACTATGTAGGAGATATGCCAGCTGGATGGAGTGAATGGAATGGAAAATATAGAGATGTTGTAAGAAAATTTATAAAGGGAGAGTTTGGGTTGATTCCTGAACTGCTAAAAAGAATATTTGGAAGTCCTGATATTTTTAAAAGAAATAACAGAGGACCAATGAGTAATATAAATTTTGTCACTTGTCATGATGGTTTTACCATGTGGGATCTTGTTAGTTATAATAACAAGCATAATCTTAGTAATGGAGAAAATAATAATGATGGGGAAAATAACAACAATTCATATAATTATGGGGTAGAAGGTGGAACTGACGACCCTGCTATTCTTGAGCTGAGAAAAAGGCAGATTAAAAATATGTTTTTAATACTTTTTATTTCTCAGGGAGTCCCTATGCTTCTTATGGGAGATGAAATGGGAAGAACCCAGTTTGGAAATAATAATGCTTACTGCCAAAATAACCGTTCTACATGGGTGGACTGGGAAAGAGGTTCAAAATTTTCTGAAATAACCAACTTTGTAAAAAATATGATAAAAATTCGTAAAAAGTATTCTATTTTTAGAAGAAAAAATTATTTAGAACTTAATGAATGTGAAAATTGTGAGGTTTCTCTGCATGGAGTGAAACTTAATACACCAGATTATTCATATTATTCATTGAGTATAGCATTTGTTTTACATGATACTGAAACAGATACATCATTTTATGTAGCTTTAAATTCTTATCATGGCGAATTAACATTTGAGCTTCCAATTCTTCAAGAAAAAAAATGGCATTTGTTAGTTGATACTTCCAAGACAGAGAAGGAAAATTTTAGAGAAGATACAAAAGCTTTAATAGATAGAAAATATCTTGTAAAACCAAGAAGTTCTATAATTTTAATAAGTAAATAA